CAAGGGCGTCCTGCTGGTTGCCGCCAGCGGAAACGACGGCCTTGCTTTGGGCTCCAAGGCGGAAGTGAAATATCCCGCAGCCTATCCGAGCGTGCTTGCAGTAGCGGGAGCCACGGCCGCAAACAAGCCGGAGCCGCGCTCCAACTCGGGATCGGAGATCGATATTGCAGCTCCTTGGAACGTGTATACGACCGCAGTAGGCGGGGGATACGCGCGTCAGGAAGGAACATCGATGTCGGCGCCGCAAGCAGCGGCAGCGGCGGCACTGGTATGGGCGATGCATCCGGATTACAAGCCTTATCAAGTCCGCGCCGCACTGCGGCAGAGCGCAAAAGATATCGGTCCTGCCGGGGTTGATAATGCCAGCGGCTACGGCTTGCTGCAAATTAACCGCGCGGTTACATCCGTCCTCAAAGACGATGCCTACGAGCCGAATAACCGCCGGGATACAGCAAAACGTTTTCCTCTCGGGACCAAAATATCGGCGCAGCTCGCGGGCGGTACGGACAAAGACTGGTACACAGTCGATGCCCCCTTTGACGGTATCATTTCCATTCAATTTCAAGGGATTACATCGGCCGGCCAATCAAAGCCGACGGTCCAAATGACCCATTATCAAGGGTACTCGGCAACAGGAACCAAAGAAACAAAGCTGGGAAACCAAACAGTAGAATGGCATGTGAAGAAGGGGCGCAATTATTTTGAGCTGCAATTATTTGATAAACAGATCACATCGCCGCTGCCTTATCTGCTGACATCAGCATTTGAAAGCGGACCCGACGCTTACGAGAAGAACGACAAACAGTACCAGGCCTCTTCCCTCAAACCGCGCTCGCAAACGATTATAGGGAACTTTCATCAGACGGGTGACCGGGACTGGTATGCCATTCATTTTGAGACGGGCGGTACGCTGAAACTCATGTTGTCAACCGATTCGGTACGAATCGATCCGTCAATGTCTATTCAACGGACGGATGAAGTTCTTCAACAAATCGATGAGAACGGTGAAGGCGAAGACGAGACGTCAAAACTCGTCAATATCACGCCCGGTACTTATTACATTCGGGTCTATAACGCGATGTCAGCGCAAGCAAGCCCGACAACCGGGCAATACCAGCTGAAGCTCGATTTCAAAACAAAATATACGGACCCGAACGAACCGAATAATAAAGCCTATGAAGCGACCGGTATAAGGCCGGGCTCCGATTACGTCGGTGTGATCGGCACGTCCAGCGACGTTGACTGGTACCAGCTTCGTCTTACCAAACAGAGCTACGTGAGAGTTACGATTAAGGAAATTCCGGAAGGTATACAAATGAAGGCCCAAGCGGTGGATAAGCGTCAGAAGCAGGTCTTCTCCATCCAATCGGATTGGCACCGGAGCGAAATGACGGGCGAGAAGCAGCTTGAACCCGGATTATATTATATTAAAGTTACCGGGAGCACGGCGTTCGACAAACAATATTACGGCCTCCGCGTTGATGCGCAGCCGATAGTGGCCGGCTTTCGTGATATTTCAGGCCATTGGGCCGAGTCGGACGTCGCAGCGCTTAATAAACAAGGCATCGTGAAAGGGCGCGGAAACGGCCGTTTTTATCCGAATGAAGGCATCACGCGCGCAGAAGCCGTATCAATGCTCGTAAAGGCGTTCAATCCGGGAGGTTCGCTGCAGACCGGCTTTAAAGATGTTCAGGCCGATCATTGGGCATACAAATCGATCGCAATTGCCGTGAATGCAGGTTGGGCCGGCGGTTACCCGGACGGCACATTCGCGCCGGACGGCGTCATAACGCGAGAAGAAATGGCGGTAATGATAGCAAGAGCGCTGAAGGTTCCGACAGCAAGACCGCTCTCCGCACCTTTCCGTGATGTGGAGGCCGCGCGCTGGTCCGCACCTTCGCTTGCCGCGTTTAAGCAGAAGCGTTTAATCGGCGGCTATGACGATTTGCGGTATAGGCCCGAGCAAACAGCCAGCCGGGCGGAATTCGCTGCAATCCTTAGACGTGCATTAGGGTAATGGGACTTACGCTTACGATGATGGTTTTGCTCCGCAAAACCCTGCTTACGCTTACGATGATGGTTTTGCTCCGCAAAACCCTGCTTATGCTTACGATGATGGTTTTGCTCCGCAAAACCCTGCTTATGCTTACGATGATGGTTTTGCTCCGCAAAACCCTGCTTATGCTTACGATGATGGTTTTGCTCCGCAAAACCCTGCTTACGCTTACGATGATGGTTTTGCTCCGCAAAACCCTGCTTACGCTTACGATGATGGTTTTGCTCCGCAAAACCCTGAGGAGAATCCGATATGAACGACATGGATCCGGTACTTACAAGCGCCGGGCTTCACGCCCTGGTGTCGATAATAATCGAGTTGTGCTCCATTACGCTTGCCTGGTATGCGCTGCAAGGCGTTAAGCTGGACTTCATAATGAGCAGGCCGCGCAATGTGAGGGGACGTATTTTACAGGTTATGCTTGCCGTCATACTCGGGCATTTATTTGCCGGTTTTCTCATTGATTACTGGCAATGGTCCAATCTGCTTAGAGGGCTTGTCGAATAACAAAGAGGAAAGATGTTAACAATGGGTAATAGATACGGGTATGAAAAATGAATGGCTTTACGAATAGTATAAAATGCACGGATTAAACGTGATGAAAATAAACCTTGTCGATTTATGTAGATGAATGTTAAGATGAATTTCAGGTGCTTGGAAGGGTACCATATATTACACGATTATGCAAAAGAATCTACTGCGCGCGGAGGGAAACCTAAGATGAGCAAAATAATCGTCCGCGGCGGCCAGCGACTATCCGGAAACGTTCGAGTAAGCGGTGCAAAGAACGCCGTTCTGCCAATTCTCGCGGCCACGTTACTTGCAAAAGAAGGCGAAAGTATTATCAATGACGTTCCCTTTCTTGACGATGTCATAACTATACAACATGTGCTTTCCGCCGTAGGCGGAAAATTATCCTACAATAATGAAACGATGCGCATCTCCGCGCAGCAGCTTACATCCTTTGAGGCGCCTTACGAACAAGTCCGCAAGATGCGGGCTTCATTCCTGGTCATGGGTCCGCTGCTTGCCCGTCTGGGCCGCGCAAGAATTTCACTGCCGGGCGGCTGCGCGATCGGAACTCGTCCCATTGACCAGCATTTGAAGGGCTTTGAAGCGATGGGGGCGGAAATCGTACTGGGGCAAGGATATATCGAGGCCCGTACGAGCGGCCGCTTGAAGGGTGCCAAGATTTATCTCGATGTAGCAAGCGTCGGCGCCACCGAGAATATTATGATGGCGGCCGCTCTTGCCGAGGGGACGACAGTAATCGAGAATGCGGCTAAAGAACCGGAGATCGTGGATCTCGCCAATTATTTGAACGCAATGGGCGCGAAGGTTCGAGGTGCGGGAACGGGCCTCATCCGCATTGAAGGCGTCGAGCAGCTATGCGGCGTGTCACATACAGTTATTCCCGACCGCGTTGAAGCGGGTACTTATATGATCGCGGCGGCCATCACCGGCGGTGACGTCCACATTGACGGCGCGATCGCAGATCATCTGGCGCCAGTGATCTCTAAATTGCAGGAAATGGGCGTTGACATTAACGAAACGGATAATGGCATTCATGTATCTGCTCCTCGCAAGCTGAAAGCGGTGGATGTCAAGACGCTTCCTTATCCGGGATTCCCGACCGATATGCAATCTCAAATGATGGCTCTTCTTATGATGTCGGAAGGTACCAGCGTCGTAACCGAGACTGTCTTCGAGAACCGCTTTATGCATGTTGAGGAATTTCAAAAGATGAACGCGCAAATTAAAGTGGAAGGCCGTCTGGCCATTGTGAGCGGAAGCCGCAGTCTTAAGGGAGCCAGAGTATGCGCCACCGACTTGCGTGCGGGTGCCGCACTCGTTTGCGCCGCACTTAGTGCGGAAGGGGAGACGGAAATTACCGGCATACACCATGTGGATCGCGGTTATGTCGATATTGCCGGCAAGCTCGCGTCATTGGGTGCAAACATTAAGAGGGTTGACGTAGCGGAGCCTTTCGTAACGGTTTCCGTTCAACCGGAAACGTTTGAGCCTGTGATTGCCGGAAAGATGGAAGCTGCCGTTAACGCCGCAGCTGAGGTGCAAGCGGTTATCGCAGTTATTTCAAGCGAAGCTGCAGCCGAAAAGCTGAACGAAACGGAATTCGATTACAAACGGGAGAAAGAAGTTTCCCGAATTAAAGCACAGCCGACATGGGCATAACATAATTTGCTTAAAAAAACCCTGTACCGCTTGCCTGGTCAAGACCCCGTATAGTGGACATTGGAAAAAGCCCTATGCAACAAGCTGGCGCCGGTATTCAACCGGTGTCAGCTTGTTTAGTTTTCGTTGAGCGCGATCTTCATTGTAAAATTGGATGAATTCCTCCATTCGCCTTTGTGCCTC
This is a stretch of genomic DNA from Paenibacillus sp. sptzw28. It encodes these proteins:
- a CDS encoding DUF1146 family protein; translated protein: MNDMDPVLTSAGLHALVSIIIELCSITLAWYALQGVKLDFIMSRPRNVRGRILQVMLAVILGHLFAGFLIDYWQWSNLLRGLVE
- the murA gene encoding UDP-N-acetylglucosamine 1-carboxyvinyltransferase, which translates into the protein MSKIIVRGGQRLSGNVRVSGAKNAVLPILAATLLAKEGESIINDVPFLDDVITIQHVLSAVGGKLSYNNETMRISAQQLTSFEAPYEQVRKMRASFLVMGPLLARLGRARISLPGGCAIGTRPIDQHLKGFEAMGAEIVLGQGYIEARTSGRLKGAKIYLDVASVGATENIMMAAALAEGTTVIENAAKEPEIVDLANYLNAMGAKVRGAGTGLIRIEGVEQLCGVSHTVIPDRVEAGTYMIAAAITGGDVHIDGAIADHLAPVISKLQEMGVDINETDNGIHVSAPRKLKAVDVKTLPYPGFPTDMQSQMMALLMMSEGTSVVTETVFENRFMHVEEFQKMNAQIKVEGRLAIVSGSRSLKGARVCATDLRAGAALVCAALSAEGETEITGIHHVDRGYVDIAGKLASLGANIKRVDVAEPFVTVSVQPETFEPVIAGKMEAAVNAAAEVQAVIAVISSEAAAEKLNETEFDYKREKEVSRIKAQPTWA
- a CDS encoding S8 family serine peptidase, with the protein product MMNEIHWDTHSKNNLKRTEKAFDGMRKKLNLNVKACLFMPLDAVRALIVIKERGETSERRTSASKRNEISRYAGRSGEVYVRQTEEGKRAAVSGLTDRPEKADGLERTDGLESADGLESADGLERANRTDGTERSERSDRSDRSDRSDRSDRSDRSGEVNTRRSTEDDRLAPGRPGTPGLRNSRSRRSGCRKPARSFAARTALHATLAALLLWGVSAAAVSAAADAAPAAAPPSAADGGRAKQAAVSAASGAREEPRSWLLKWRDPAQAKPLPGTSVLRRQSVPAAVELIRPADPAADTDQWLRLLRETPGVEYVQPNSRVALLAAVSSNDPHLPKQHYLDQIGAKQAWATVRDQTGLTIGLVDTGVDLDHPDLKDNLVEGTNLVDTGQPPEDDNGHGTAVAGVLAGKGGNGEGIAGILWKAKIMPIKALDKDGYGDEERLGAAILYAVKNGARIVVLSVGLYRYSSYMKDIVLYAESKGVLLVAASGNDGLALGSKAEVKYPAAYPSVLAVAGATAANKPEPRSNSGSEIDIAAPWNVYTTAVGGGYARQEGTSMSAPQAAAAAALVWAMHPDYKPYQVRAALRQSAKDIGPAGVDNASGYGLLQINRAVTSVLKDDAYEPNNRRDTAKRFPLGTKISAQLAGGTDKDWYTVDAPFDGIISIQFQGITSAGQSKPTVQMTHYQGYSATGTKETKLGNQTVEWHVKKGRNYFELQLFDKQITSPLPYLLTSAFESGPDAYEKNDKQYQASSLKPRSQTIIGNFHQTGDRDWYAIHFETGGTLKLMLSTDSVRIDPSMSIQRTDEVLQQIDENGEGEDETSKLVNITPGTYYIRVYNAMSAQASPTTGQYQLKLDFKTKYTDPNEPNNKAYEATGIRPGSDYVGVIGTSSDVDWYQLRLTKQSYVRVTIKEIPEGIQMKAQAVDKRQKQVFSIQSDWHRSEMTGEKQLEPGLYYIKVTGSTAFDKQYYGLRVDAQPIVAGFRDISGHWAESDVAALNKQGIVKGRGNGRFYPNEGITRAEAVSMLVKAFNPGGSLQTGFKDVQADHWAYKSIAIAVNAGWAGGYPDGTFAPDGVITREEMAVMIARALKVPTARPLSAPFRDVEAARWSAPSLAAFKQKRLIGGYDDLRYRPEQTASRAEFAAILRRALG